Proteins from one Desulfonema limicola genomic window:
- a CDS encoding response regulator, with translation MPGILFIKNSLIGYETGLAKDGKEALEMYKQAFISENPYDLVILDLTVPDGMGGLETIQELLKFDSKVKAIISSGYSNDPIMANYKDHGFCGTISKPYTKADISEKLNKVLREKY, from the coding sequence ATTCCAGGTATATTATTTATTAAGAATTCCCTTATAGGATATGAAACAGGTTTAGCCAAAGATGGCAAAGAAGCTTTAGAAATGTATAAACAAGCATTTATATCTGAAAATCCCTATGATTTGGTTATCCTTGATTTAACAGTCCCTGATGGAATGGGTGGACTTGAAACAATTCAGGAATTATTGAAATTTGACTCTAAGGTAAAGGCTATTATTTCAAGTGGATATTCTAATGATCCTATTATGGCGAATTATAAAGACCATGGATTTTGCGGCACTATATCAAAACCATATACAAAAGCAGATATTTCAGAAAAACTAAATAAAGTACTGAGAGAAAAATATTAG